In the genome of Tistrella bauzanensis, the window TGACCGACCCCGACCTTGAAGCCGGCTGCATGATCTCAAGCGGCATGATCACCTGTCACCCTGCGCATGTCTCGCTCGCCCGCGACGCGGCCACGCGCCGTGATGCCATGCGCGAGCGGATCGCGGAGGCGCTCCGGCCTTTTGCCGGCGCCGACGAGATCCGGCGATTGGCGCGCCATCTGGCCGCCGTCATGCAGGGCATCTCGATCCAGGCGCGCGACGGCAGCCCGCCCTCGGCCTTGCGGGACATCGTCGACGATGTGGTCGCGGGCGTCGCGGCACGGTTCCCGGCAGACGGCGCCGCTTTGCCCGATCATCCAGCACGGTCGGGCAGAAAGGCCGTCAGCGCGCCGGCGCGCTCGTGATCCGTGTGCCGGCCCTGCCATCCAGAATGGCCAGGGCATCCTCCAGCCGGCCGATGCCGGTGAAACCGCCGGTCAGGGCAAAGTCACGCCCGGCGGCGAGTTTCGGACCCATAGAGCCGGCGGGGGCGCCAAGCGCATCGGCTTCGGCCGGCGTCAGATCGGCGATCCTTGCCGCGTTTTCGGTGCCGAAATCGCGATAGACGGCATCGACATCGGTCAGCAGCAGCAGCGCATCCGCGCCCAGTTGCCGGGCGAGCAAGGCGCTGGCCGCGTC includes:
- a CDS encoding TetR/AcrR family transcriptional regulator; translation: MERDVTSRSGRPWSFDRDRAVETAMRLFWRHGYDGVSISDLTKAIGIAPPSLYAAFGSKAALYGEAVLRYEQTVGWLDMTAIRSATSLAGAVRVLLERAVKSVTDPDLEAGCMISSGMITCHPAHVSLARDAATRRDAMRERIAEALRPFAGADEIRRLARHLAAVMQGISIQARDGSPPSALRDIVDDVVAGVAARFPADGAALPDHPARSGRKAVSAPARS